ttttctccatgcgaagacaaataaaaatgaaacgtTCTCAAATTCAGCATCGCAGCTTTTCAGTTCTTGTTCTACACATTATTATGCGCACAGGGTTGCAAAGCATTGCTCCAGTCATGTCGGCAGTGAATGTGGGGGGCAACAcaattgcatgtgtgtgtgtgtgtgtgtgactacaCCACCGGTTCACAACAGAAGTCcatcagacagagacaaaccctGCAGAGCTTTGAGTTTGGTTTGTGCTATGCTCCCTCCCTGCCTGAGGGTGGTGCTGTTCACCTGTTCTGTGTCTTTCAGCTGAACTGTGATCAGCAATTTATTTCACTGCTCACTACCGGGACCTAACAATGTGCACTTTGTATCAGATTAGACAGGAAGTAGTAATAATATGTTCGGTAATATCAGACAGTAAACAGTCATATCCCAAGCACCAAcgttctttatttattttgagtttaCCTTCCTCCTAAAGTAAATGGCTGCTTTCTGACTGAGCTCACCGACACTGACCATGTTAAAATAGGATTGTGTTATCTTTCTTGGACATTTCAACATTCGTGTACGCTACTCAAGTAATGTTTTcgcattgatttaaaaaaaaaaaatcttttacaaGCTTTTAACTTGGTGATTCAAGACACTGGGGCAACCCACATCCACGGTCACAAACCCAGCCTCATCAGCCGATAAACTGATGAAAGCTGGCTTCTGAATGTCAGTTGAATAGGtgcatcttatttttttttttgtcacaccGCCTGTTGCATGGTCTGTGAGTATCACAGTTATTGGACCATCAGCTTGTGCCACAGCCTGTGTCCAGATTTAATTAGGGATTGACTCAGATTGCCAAATCCAGACTGACATAATCAGTTTAGACGCCACAAGCCTGAGTGTAAGAGCTGATCTGTGGATTATATCCTTTGCAGCTGCATTTGCAGCACTTTGCAGACGCTTTTGAACCAAACTGAGCCAGATTTGATCCGATACGTTTGCCTGAGAGAAACAGGAGCTGGGTATGCCAGATGGAGAGCCAGGAAGAAAACACAACTGGAAATGACGAGGAAGAGTTCCAAACACAGAATGGGGAAAGTGaaggacagcaggaagaggGTGAGGAGATGGTGGCCGACGGAGGCGTGGAGGACTGGAATGGGTTTATTTCAGGGGGGGCGACACTGGGTGAAGCTGAGAATGGGGAAGTGGTGGCTGAATGGAGACCAGGTGAACCAGTAACCCCGCAGCATGTCCTGTGGCTGAATGGGTACACTGAGGGTGAGTCAGCTTTTTATAGCAACACTGTTCATCACAATGCATAGAtaggagctgagaggaagaaaagtgtgtgtgtgtgtgtgtgtgtgtgtgatgctgattGTATTGTATTGATTATAGCTGGTCTCCACAGTGCCCAGAACCACCACTGCATATGGTGGTGGAAGGGAAAGGATTTGACCGCAGGAAAGACGTTCATGTGCCATCTCACATAGTGTCCTTTACACTTAATGTTACACaattttgtttctctctctaatTCAAATCCTTGTAAAAGTATGAGACTGTCCTGAGGAGGTCGATGTTCAGCTGTTGTTGGTTGGATGTGTGGCAGAGTACCTGTGTTCACTAGAGGACAACATCTACAACGTGAACTTCTCTCGCTTCAAGATCAGGGACCTGAGCAGCGGAGCAGTCATCCTTGACATCAAAAAGCACCGTCCAACAGGTATTTGTTCATGGTTTCGCTCTTCCATATGTAGAGATGCTGAAAGTTCTCAGGAGACTGGAGAACCAGGACTCAGAGTCTTAAAGACCTGATAATGATTACAGCCCACATCCAGATGTGTTGAAAGGCGTGAGCGACAGAGGCTGCTGGAAATTCTGATGCTTAGAGAACAACTTGATTAACTCTGTTCACTTTTGATGTTGTGATTTTGGATTCTTTCCATATACACATTTCTCTACTtctatcttttatttttctccagaGATTCAAGACGTCATTGAACTCGATACGAACAGATTCATCCAGTACCACTTCTCCCCAGCCTTCCTGGCCCTCAGGGAGATTGGAGCTACGTAAGTTGAAGATATTTTGTTCTGTTGGATTTGGGGTTCaatatcttgcccaaggacacttaaACACAGGGACCGGAGGAGCCGAGGATTGAACCGCTGACCTTCTGATTAGTGGACAACCCGCTCTAGCTCCTGAGACCAAAAACCAATATCATCAGTCCTTTTCAGCAAGTCACATGACCAATGTTTAGATCGAAACGATGCagtaattatgatgggagcGAAGGAGGAAGTTGAAATCTGCATCAGGAGGAGGGCGTGGTGGATGGATGGGAAacatcatttcctctttcaGACTGACAGACAATGCCGGGGTTTTTAAGCATGATTGGGGATTGttccctaaacttaaccacTTTTCTCGTAACCATGACCACAGAGGTCCTCTAACAATAACATCAGTGTAACACCACACCACAGCGTTTCCCTAACCCTGTGATATCAGGTCAGACAATGGTTCTGTGGACCCTGCTAAGCCAAGGACCAGACCCAGTCTATCACAGGTGTAAAGCTGCCTGAGCACATCAGGGTGAGAAAACAGAATACTTTCCACATTAAAAGCCTGTGTTGTTTCAGTGGCACCTgaacaaacaacatattttgctttttaatcTGGAGGATTATCTGATGACAAGGAAATTCAGAAAATCAATTCCACGCAGCGCAAAGTTTTCCACATTTGTGCAGAATTTAGTAATAATTAATTCTTCACTCACTAATGAAAACTTATTTAGTAACGTTAATCTTTAGAAAAGTTACTTGTACTGTGTACAGACCTACCCAggactgaaaacacagctgaaagtAACGAGAATGGCAAagtaatcaatcaatcaagaactttatttgttttttttgtgttgtgactTTGAGCTGATCAGTCGTCTGTCTCTCAGGTTGGAGTTCACAGTGGGCAGCAAGGCACTGAACCGCTTCCGTCTGATCGAGAGGCATTTTTTCCGAAACCTCCTGCTTAAAACCTTTGACTTTGAGATTGGCTTCTGCATCCCATACAGCAGGAACACCTGTGAGCACATCTACTGCTTACCTGACCTGGAGCCAGAGACAGGTACGAAGTGGAATGAGTagttaccaaaataaaagctttatcATGTTCAGCTGTTTGGAGGatgctaaaaaattttttttttacctgcactTGACAACATCACA
The window above is part of the Toxotes jaculatrix isolate fToxJac2 chromosome 18, fToxJac2.pri, whole genome shotgun sequence genome. Proteins encoded here:
- the unc119.2 gene encoding protein unc-119 homolog A, producing MESQEENTTGNDEEEFQTQNGESEGQQEEGEEMVADGGVEDWNGFISGGATLGEAENGEVVAEWRPGEPVTPQHVLWLNGYTEEYLCSLEDNIYNVNFSRFKIRDLSSGAVILDIKKHRPTEIQDVIELDTNRFIQYHFSPAFLALREIGATLEFTVGSKALNRFRLIERHFFRNLLLKTFDFEIGFCIPYSRNTCEHIYCLPDLEPETVEEMIANPFETRSDSFYFVNNKLIMHHKAEYSFSPQRESDTFSEEGNGALSYP